From Nicotiana tabacum cultivar K326 chromosome 22, ASM71507v2, whole genome shotgun sequence, one genomic window encodes:
- the LOC107812150 gene encoding uncharacterized protein LOC107812150, with protein MKARLVVFPIRGRNWCFSRAIESSQSEAQSSNTPSTFKDLWKKISKSTHDSSKANLELVIDFASNKMNRAWSNLEKAPEGSLKNKLHGLGLRLLSRVKPSEIFLKSIPKEVTHVDITYPSSLNGRLVRRRLRHIASRGAIIHKKYLYGSVILLPLTSVFMVLPLPNIPFFWVLFRTYSHWRALQGSEKLLQLVTDGSYHQKSDEGITDTSTNTKDDLQRTNSCRPPWILLPSEDLQKLIRFGEANDSLTEPTISDICQRFSLNTMDVIKYKDSL; from the exons ATGAAAGCTAGGTTAGTAGTGTTTCCAATCAGAGGAAGGAACTGGTGCTTCAGCCGAGCGATCGAGTCATCACAATCGGAAGCTCAGTCTTCAAATACTCCTTCTACATTCAAAGACCTTTGGAAGAAGATCTCCAAATCTACTCATGACTCCTCCAAAGCTAATCTCGAACTCGTCATTGATTTCGCCTCCAATAAG ATGAATAGAGCTTGGAGTAATTTGGAAAAAGCGCCGGAAGGAAGTTTAAAGAATAAACTTCACGG GCTAGGATTGCGGCTTCTCTCTCGTGTTAAGCCTTCGGAGATCTTTTTGAAATCCATTCCTAAGGAGGTAACGCATGTGGACATTacctatccctcaag TTTAAACGGACGGCTTGTTCGACGGAGGCTACGCCATATTGCCTCGAG GGGGGCTATCATCCACAAGAAGTATTTATATGGATCAGTTATATTGCTTCCGCTGACATCAGTTTTCATG GTGCTACCCTTGCCTAATATACCATTCTTTTGGGTCTTATTTCGGACATACTCTCACTGGAGAGCTCTTCAG GGAAGTGAAAAACTTCTTCAATTAGTTACAGACGGCTCCTATCACCAGAAGTCAGATGAGGGAATAACAGACACGAGTACAAACACAAAAGATGACCTGCAGAGAACGAACAGCTGTCGTCCACCATGG ATATTACTACCATCCGAAGACCTTCAAAAGCTTATTCGATTTGGAGAAGCAAATGATAGTCTAACTGAACCGACCATATCTGATATCTGCCAGAGATTTAGCTTGAACACAATGGATGTTATTAAGTACAAAGATTCACTATAG